Below is a genomic region from Tepidiforma bonchosmolovskayae.
CGGCGGCACCCTCTCCGGCGGCGAACAGCAGATGCTCGCCATCGGCCGCGCCCTCATGGCCCGCCCACGGCTCCTCCTCCTCGACGAGCCCTCGATGGGCCTCTCCCCCGTCCTCGTCGAAACGATCTTCGAAACCATCCAGTCCATCCGGCGCGAAGGCGCCACCGTCCTCCTCGTCGAACAGAACGCCCTCATGGCGCTCGAAATCGCCGACCGCGCCTACGTCATCGAATCGGGCGAAATCACCCTCAGCGGCACCGGCGCCGAGCTCAGCCGCGACGACTCGGTTCGCCGGGCCTACCTCGGCGAGGCATGAACCTCCGCCGCCTCGCACTCCTCGCGCCGACGTTCCTGCTGATGGTGGGCGCGGCGGCCGCCGCATCCGCCGCCGGCGACCAGCCCCGGCTCGTCCCGCGGGCCGTCATCCCCAATGTCGCCGCCGGCGACCCCACGCCCACCCCCACGCCCGTGCCCCCGTACGCCGGCCAGGTTGCCGCCCTGGTCATCCCCGCCGCCGGTGTCGATGGCCGCTTCCCCGTCGAGGTCCGCGACACCGCCATCGTCGCCGGCCGCGAGGCCTTCGAAGACCCGTCCCGCCCGGACGCCATCGCCTGGTATCCACGCTTCGGCCGTCCTGGATTTCCTGCCGCAAACAGCATCTTTGCCGCGCACATCGACTACGTCGGCTACGGTCCGGGCCCCTTCGCGCGCCTCACCGCCGTCCGGCCCGGCGACGCCGTCTCCGTCCTCATGGATAACGGCCTCGTCTACGCCTACACCGTCGTCTCCGTCGATATCGTCCGCCTGTCCGACCTCGATATGGATGCGGTCGTCTTCCCATTCCTCCCCCTTGAGCGCGAGCGCGTCACGCTCATCTCCTGCGGGGGCACCTTCGTCCCTCGACCGGGCGGCGGCGGCGAGTACGATAGCCGGGTCATCCTCGTCGCCGAGCGCACCATCCCGCGCTGACGGCTCCATCGCGGGACAGACAGGGCACGAATCCGGCAGAATCTCGGCGGCAGCACACACCCCTTCGCGGAGGCAGCATGGACGCACTGCAGGGCGTCACCATCCTCGATTTCTCCAGTCACATCGCAGGCCCCTACTGCACGAAGCTCCTCGCCGACCTCGGCGCACGGGTCATCAAAGTCGAGCGCCCCGGCGGCGACCCCGCCCGCAACCTCCCGCCCTTCCTCGGCGACGAACCCGGCCCCGACCGCAGCGCAACCTTCCAGTACCTCAACACCAATAAGGAGTCGATCGTCCTCGACCTCAAGCGGCCCGAGGCCCGCGACGTCGTCCGCGCACTTGTCCAGCGCGCCGACCTCGTCGTCACCGCCTCGCCGCCCCGCGTCGAAAAAGCCCTCGGCATCGACTACGCCACCCTTTCCGGCTACCGCGACATCCCCGTCGTCGCCATCACGAACTTCGGCCACGAGGGGCCCTACCGCGACTACTCGCTCGACGACCTCGTCGTCTACGCCATGGGCGCCGAGATGTACAGCCACGGGCTGCTGCATCGCGAACCGCTCAAGCTCGGCGGCACCGCGGCCACGCTCCAGTGCGGCGCCATGGCCGCCGTCGCCGCCATGGGCGCCCTTACCGCGTACGAGGTCCACGGCGTCGGCCAGCTCGTCGATGTCCCCTGCTTCAACGTCCAGGTCAACAACATCGACCGCCGCAGCTCCAGCATCCTCGCCTACCGCTTCTCCGGCCGCGTCCAGGACCGGCCCGCCTCCCACATCTCCGGCCTCGCCGGCGGCATTTACCCCGTCGCCGACGGCTACGTCGAAATCGCCGCCCTGCCCGGCACCTACTGGCGCCGCTTCGTCGAAATGATCGGCGACGAATCCCTCAAGGACCCCGCGCTCGATAGCCCCCTCGCCGCCCTCCAGCCCGGCGCCCGCGAGGCCGTCGACGCCATCGTCATCCCCTGGATGCTCGAACGCACCCGCGCCGAGGTCTGGGAAGCCGCCCGCGAACACCATGTGATGTGCGGCCCCCTCTACACCGGCCTCGACCTCCGGAACGACGAGAACTTCCGCGAACGCGGCCTCTGGACCACCATCCAGCACCCCGAGCTCGGCGAGCTTCCAATGCTCGGCCGCCCCTACATTTTCGAGAAGACGCCCTGGCGCATCCGTTCCGCCGCGCCGCGCCTCGGCGAGCACACCCGCACCATCCTCCAGGAGGCGGGCTTCGAACCCGCCGCCATTGACACCCTCGCTGCTGCCGGAGTCATCGCATGAGCGCACCCCTTCCCCTGCAGGGCATCCGAATCTGCGACTTTACCGCCGTCTGGGCCGGCCAGACGGCCACCATGTACCTCGCCGACCTCGGCGCGGAGTGCATCAAGGTTGAGAACCCCTTCATCTGGAACCCGATGACCCGCGCCGCCAGCCCGCGCATGAACGCCATGATGGCCCAGCTCATGCCGCCCTGGATCGCCGGCCATCCCCCGGAGCCCGGCCCCCGGCCCTGGAATAACAGCCCCGCCTTCATCCAGGTGCTGCGCAACAAGAAATCCTTCACGGTCGACAGCCGCCGCCCCGAGGGGCTCGCCATCGTCAGGCAGCTCATCGCCATCAGCGACATCCTCGCCGAGAACCTCGCCATCGGGACGCTCGAAAAGCTCGGCCTCGACGACGACGCCATCCGCGCCGTCCGCCCCGACATCATCATCCTCCACATGCCCGCCTTCGGTCGCACCGGCAAGTACGTGGAAGGCCGCGGCTACGGCGCCCATATCGACAGCGTCGCAGGCTCCACCATCCTCCGCGGCTACCGCGACACCGCCCCGGTCGATAACGTCAGCATCTTCGCCGGCGACTACTGGGGCGGCATGCACGGCGCCGTCGCGGTGATGGCCGCCCTCCGCCACCGCCGCCGCACCGGCGAGGGCCAGGTCATCGAAATGGCCCAGGTCGAATCCTCCGCCCACATGTTCCCCCAGGCCGCCCTCGATGCCGCCTGGAACGGCCGCGAACAGCGCACCATCGGCAACCGCTCGATCGAAGGCTACGTCCCCAGCGGCGTCTTCCCCGCGGCCGGCAGCGACCGCTGGATCTGCATCTCCTGCCGCGATGACGCCGAATGGCGGGCCCTCGTCGCCTTCATGGGCAGCCCGCCCTGGGCCACCGCACCCGAACTCGCCACCGCCGAGGGCCGGGCCGCCGCACAGGACATGATCGAAGAACGCCTCGCCGAGTGGACCGCCACGCGCGACCGCGATGAGCTCTTCCACGCCCTCCAGCAGGCAGGCGTCACGGCCGGCCCGGTCCTCAACGCCAAAGAGGCAGCCGAAGACCCCCACCTCGCGGCGACCGGCGCCTGGAAGCGCCTCCCCGCCACCGAGGACTACCCCGAGGTCGACTGGCTCCGCCCCGCCTACCGCTTCTCGAAGTCGGATGTCGACCTTCGCACGCCGCCGTGCCTCTTCGGTGAACATAACGACTACGTCTACCGCGAGGTCCTCGGCCTCTCCGACGAGGAGATCGAGCGGCTCGCCGCCGCCGGCCATATCGCGACCACCTTCGACCCCGAGGTCATCGCCACCGCATGATCCCGGGCACCGAACGCCGCCTCGTGACCGTCGCGCCCGGCGTCAACCTCGAGCTCTTCGAGGCCGGCGCCGGGCCGGCGGTCATCCTCCTCCACGGCTTCCCCGAGCTGGCGTACTCCTGGCGCCACCAGGTCGGCCCGCTCGCTGCCGCCGGCTACCGCGTCATCGTGCCCAACCAGCGCGGCTACGGCGCCAGCAGCGCCCCTGCTCCTGTCGAGGCGTACGACCTCGAAAGCCTCGCCGCCGATGTCGCCGCCCTCGTCCGCTGGGCCGGTGCCGGCCCGGCCGTCGTCATCGGCCACGACTGGGGCGCACCCGTCGCCTGGCACGCCGCCCTGCGCTACCCTGGCCTCGTCCGCGCCGTCGGCTCGCTCAGCGTCCCCCACGCCGCCCGTCCGTCCCGGCCTCCGCTGGAGCTCATGCGCGAAGCCGCCGGCCCCGACCATATCCACTACATCGACTACTTCCAGCAGCCCGGCGTTGCCGAAGCCGAGTTCGAAGCCGATGTGCGTGCCGGTCTCCTCGGCTTCTACTGGTCCATCTCCGGCGATGCACCCCGCGACGAACGATTCCGGCCCATCCGCCGCGGCGCCCGCTTCATCGACTCGTTCGCCCCGCCCGCGCAGCTCCCCGCCTGGCTGACCGCCGCCGACCTCGAGGTCTACGTCGAGGCATTTACTCTGAGCGGATTCCGCGGCGGGCTCAACTGGTACCGCAACGTCGACCGCAATTGGGAGCGCTCCGCCGACCTCGCTGGCGCAGTCGTCCGGCAGCCCGCGCTGTTCGTGACCGGCAGCCGCGACCCTGCCCGCAACCCGCCCGCCATCGAGCGCCTCCGCGACGTCGTCCCCGACCTCCGCGTCTTCGCCATCCTCGAAGGGTGCGGCCACTGGACCCAGCAGGAGCGCCCGGCTGAAGTCACCGGCGCCATCCTCCGCTTCCTGCGCGACATCGACGCCCGGGCGGCCCCGTAACTCTTCCGCCACCCGGCGGCTACTCAACCGTCCGCACAATTTGCGCACCGTTTACGAACTCCCCGGACCGGTTTCACATCGCCCCGCTACCGTATTTGGCGAAGGGCCCGGAGGTCCGCACGCTCTCCCCCACCTTCTCCGCACCCGGACCACGGTCCGGGGACGGCCATGGCGGACCTCCTCCCTCGGCAGCACCCCCGCCGATCCAGTCGGCGGGTCCGTCCTCCCAGGCGCCCGTCTATCCCCGGGACGGGCGCCTGGCCCAAACCCCCGGACTCCTGGCGTTTACGCTCCTGCCTCTCCAGCAACAACGCCGCAAAAGCGAACCCGCCGTTTGGCCCGGCGGGTTCGCTGCTTTGTGCGCTGAAACGAAAGCAGAGTGGCTCCGCTTCCTGGGGTCAGGCAGTTGCTGCCGGCACGCGTGCCTCGACGCGCACCGTCGCGACGTCGGCGCCGCCGAACAGGCCGGTCACGGCGCCCCCCTGGAGCATGCAGGAGATGTAGACGTGCCCGGCCGGCACCCGCTCCGTCACCCAGGCCGGCGCCTCGATGCTCATCCCGTTCGCCGATACCCGGACCGGGTCGCCCGTGGCGATGCCCAGCGCCCGCGCATCCTCCTCGCTCACCTGGATCCGGTCGTACCGGTGGAGCTTCTCGGCCTCGGGGTGGCGCAGCGCCGCGGCATCGGCGGCCGTGTACAGGTCCCGCGAGGTGATCACCCGCCAGCCCTCGCCGGCCGCCGCCGCAGGTACCGGTGCGGCCTGAGCCTTCGGGGCCGGGCCGACCGGCAGCTTCACGCCCTCGCCGATAATCAGGTCCCACGCCGGCTCGTAGGCGGCGTTCGCTTTCGCAATCTGCCCGAGCGCATCGCCCGGCGTCGTCGGCAGCTCGACGCCCAGCTCCTTCGCAAGGACATGGAGCGCCTCCCACAGCGGCACCGCATCGCCCTCCGGCCGGACCGCCGGCGCGAGCTTCTGCACGCGGAAGTCCGCTGCGGTGTACGTGCCCGCCGACGCGTACGCGCGCCCTTCGGCGATCACTGCCTGCGCCCGCTTCGCCGTCGGGTGCGCGACACCGTCGACCACCACGACCGTGCCGATCTGCTCGAGCGCCGCCGCAGCGCCCGGCAGCCGCATCGTCGGGTCGTCGCGGATGACCAGCAGCCCCGCGAGCCCCTCGAGCGGGTTCGCGCCGCCCTCAGCGCCGATGCCCTGGTCGAGCAGTCCCCACGTGTTCGCCTCCGGCGGCAGCACCGCGAGGCCTTCGCTCGCCCGTTCGCCCAGCAGTGCAATCGCCAGGTTCGCCGCGCCGCCGGTCATCGCCGCCGCGATAGCCGGGCTCACCGGGTTCGGCGCGCACACCACCATCGTGGCCTCGGGCTGAGCCTCGCGCAGCAGCGCAGCCGCCCGCGCAATCTCGTCGTTCGCCGGGGTGCCGCCCTGCAGCGCCTCCGCCAGCTGCGCCGCCGCCAGGCCCTCCTCGCCGGCGGCCGTCCGGATCCAGGCGGCCGCGAAGTCCACCAGCTCGCTGCGGAGCGGCCCGATCGCCACGAGCTTCGCCTTCTCCCAAACCACCGCGTCTTTGATGCGGACGCTTACCACGTTGTGGCTCTCTTCGATGTCGTCCGCGACCGTCACAATCGCCTTCGCTTTCGGCAGACGTTCGAGGTTTGCGGCCATCCGCCACGTGCCGAACCGCTCCTCCAGCGCGCCCTTCACGGCGCGCACCACCGGCCCGAGCGTCTGGTCCGGCGTTGCTCCCAGCGCCCGCGCCAGCTCCCTGATGGCGAGCGCCTCTTCATTCGTCACCGTTCCGCCGACCAGCACGCCGACGCGTCCGCGGCCCTTCGCCT
It encodes:
- a CDS encoding CaiB/BaiF CoA transferase family protein, which encodes MSAPLPLQGIRICDFTAVWAGQTATMYLADLGAECIKVENPFIWNPMTRAASPRMNAMMAQLMPPWIAGHPPEPGPRPWNNSPAFIQVLRNKKSFTVDSRRPEGLAIVRQLIAISDILAENLAIGTLEKLGLDDDAIRAVRPDIIILHMPAFGRTGKYVEGRGYGAHIDSVAGSTILRGYRDTAPVDNVSIFAGDYWGGMHGAVAVMAALRHRRRTGEGQVIEMAQVESSAHMFPQAALDAAWNGREQRTIGNRSIEGYVPSGVFPAAGSDRWICISCRDDAEWRALVAFMGSPPWATAPELATAEGRAAAQDMIEERLAEWTATRDRDELFHALQQAGVTAGPVLNAKEAAEDPHLAATGAWKRLPATEDYPEVDWLRPAYRFSKSDVDLRTPPCLFGEHNDYVYREVLGLSDEEIERLAAAGHIATTFDPEVIATA
- a CDS encoding 2Fe-2S iron-sulfur cluster-binding protein, with protein sequence MVQITVDGKVIEAPAGAPLVEVLKNNGFYVSSLCYIDGLKPYAGCRSCLVDIEGPPGLQLSCTAVVTENMVVRTNTPEVLEGRRSVLSIILANHSDRCLTCHRREHCHPGDICLRDDVVTHRCLTCSKNYRCELQATCEMVGSAGYEPWVGEQRTWYQTPQPPADRGNPFMEFDPQMCIICTRCVRACDEKRHTGAITLSGRGWDAMIAFGAGGPIHESNCDFSGACIDVCPTATLMEHPNKWVAKPEKWTSTTCDSCAVGCSIRLGSVDGRGVIVRPGDGNAFSGDQICVRGRYHYDSLKPRERLSKHLLGRGNIQAPATLAETAAEAARLLREAKGRGRVGVLVGGTVTNEEALAIRELARALGATPDQTLGPVVRAVKGALEERFGTWRMAANLERLPKAKAIVTVADDIEESHNVVSVRIKDAVVWEKAKLVAIGPLRSELVDFAAAWIRTAAGEEGLAAAQLAEALQGGTPANDEIARAAALLREAQPEATMVVCAPNPVSPAIAAAMTGGAANLAIALLGERASEGLAVLPPEANTWGLLDQGIGAEGGANPLEGLAGLLVIRDDPTMRLPGAAAALEQIGTVVVVDGVAHPTAKRAQAVIAEGRAYASAGTYTAADFRVQKLAPAVRPEGDAVPLWEALHVLAKELGVELPTTPGDALGQIAKANAAYEPAWDLIIGEGVKLPVGPAPKAQAAPVPAAAAGEGWRVITSRDLYTAADAAALRHPEAEKLHRYDRIQVSEEDARALGIATGDPVRVSANGMSIEAPAWVTERVPAGHVYISCMLQGGAVTGLFGGADVATVRVEARVPAATA
- a CDS encoding class F sortase, producing MNLRRLALLAPTFLLMVGAAAAASAAGDQPRLVPRAVIPNVAAGDPTPTPTPVPPYAGQVAALVIPAAGVDGRFPVEVRDTAIVAGREAFEDPSRPDAIAWYPRFGRPGFPAANSIFAAHIDYVGYGPGPFARLTAVRPGDAVSVLMDNGLVYAYTVVSVDIVRLSDLDMDAVVFPFLPLERERVTLISCGGTFVPRPGGGGEYDSRVILVAERTIPR
- a CDS encoding alpha/beta fold hydrolase, which encodes MIPGTERRLVTVAPGVNLELFEAGAGPAVILLHGFPELAYSWRHQVGPLAAAGYRVIVPNQRGYGASSAPAPVEAYDLESLAADVAALVRWAGAGPAVVIGHDWGAPVAWHAALRYPGLVRAVGSLSVPHAARPSRPPLELMREAAGPDHIHYIDYFQQPGVAEAEFEADVRAGLLGFYWSISGDAPRDERFRPIRRGARFIDSFAPPAQLPAWLTAADLEVYVEAFTLSGFRGGLNWYRNVDRNWERSADLAGAVVRQPALFVTGSRDPARNPPAIERLRDVVPDLRVFAILEGCGHWTQQERPAEVTGAILRFLRDIDARAAP
- a CDS encoding CaiB/BaiF CoA transferase family protein, translating into MDALQGVTILDFSSHIAGPYCTKLLADLGARVIKVERPGGDPARNLPPFLGDEPGPDRSATFQYLNTNKESIVLDLKRPEARDVVRALVQRADLVVTASPPRVEKALGIDYATLSGYRDIPVVAITNFGHEGPYRDYSLDDLVVYAMGAEMYSHGLLHREPLKLGGTAATLQCGAMAAVAAMGALTAYEVHGVGQLVDVPCFNVQVNNIDRRSSSILAYRFSGRVQDRPASHISGLAGGIYPVADGYVEIAALPGTYWRRFVEMIGDESLKDPALDSPLAALQPGAREAVDAIVIPWMLERTRAEVWEAAREHHVMCGPLYTGLDLRNDENFRERGLWTTIQHPELGELPMLGRPYIFEKTPWRIRSAAPRLGEHTRTILQEAGFEPAAIDTLAAAGVIA